The Dendropsophus ebraccatus isolate aDenEbr1 chromosome 10, aDenEbr1.pat, whole genome shotgun sequence genome has a segment encoding these proteins:
- the LOC138766391 gene encoding uncharacterized protein has protein sequence MSKSSFEDLLRHVGPTIQRQNTRFRRSVSPEERLMVTLRYLATGESFSSLHFQFRLGKSTISGIVRDTCKALWDSLREDFIPHPSAQQCMDIADKFFEVTQFPNCVGAVDGKHIRIQKPQNTGSQFYNYKKYFSVILMAIADAQYKFVAVDIGLFGWTNDSRVFKNSSMGRRLYTGTFGLPDPRPFPGTDGPLVPFVVVADEAFQMCENLLKPYSSRGLNYRQRIYNYRLTRARRFVECAFGILMAKWRVFTRPIQLQPDVVDELIKAAVVLHNFVLSKEPISSELTEKDTTKINSSSQPDEGPVC, from the exons ATGTCGAAGTCAAGTTTTGAGGATCTTCTTCGGCATGTGGGTCCAACCATCCAGCGACAGAACACCAGATTCCGCAGAAGCGTTTCTCCAGAAGAGCGCCTAATGGTTACTTTGAG ataTCTTGCCACAGGAGAGAGCTTTTCTTCCCTGCATTTTCAGTTCCGACTAGGAAAATCCACCATTTCTGGAATCGTGCGGGACACGTGCAAGGCCCTGTGGGACTCTCTTCGAGAGGACTTCATTCCACATCCTTCAGCACAGCAATGTATGGACATCGCAGACAAATTTTTTGAAGTTACACAGTTTCCCAACTGTGTCGGTGCTGTGGATGGGAAGCACATCCGAATCCAGAAGCCTCAGAACACCGGCTCTCAATTTTACAACTATAAGAAGTACTTCTCAGTCATCCTGATGGCCATAGCTGATGCCCAGTACAAGTTTGTAGCTGTGGACATTGGTTTATTTGGGTGGACCAACGACTCCAGAGTCTTCAAGAACTCTTCTATGGGTAGACGGCTTTACACTGGAACTTTTGGACTTCCTGATCCAAGGCCCTTTCCTGGAACTGATGGACCTCTTGTgccttttgttgttgttgctgatgAGGCCTTCCAGATGTGCGAGAACCTTCTGAAGCCATATTCCAGTCGTGGCCTTAACTACCGCCAAAGGATCTACAATTACAGACTCACCAGAGCAAGACGTTTTGTAGAATGTGCCTTTGGAATCCTGATGGCAAAATGGAGAGTTTTTACCCGGCCCATTCAACTTCAGCCAGATGTCGTGGATGAACTGATCAAAGCTGCGGTTGTACTGCATAACTTTGTGTTATCTAAAGAGCCAATCTCATCAGAGCTTACCGAAAAGGACACCACGAAGATCAACAGTAGCAGTCAACCAGATGAGGGACCAGTTTGCTGA